Proteins found in one Enterococcus sp. 9D6_DIV0238 genomic segment:
- a CDS encoding cytidine deaminase: MTAKKEWLAIADEALTKAYVPYSHFPVGACLVTEAGQTYQGVNIENASYGLTNCAERTAIFKAVSEGERDFQHLVIAGNTPEPISPCGACRQVMAEFCAPDMPVTLVGEHGVTKETTVSELLPYAFTEKDL; this comes from the coding sequence ATGACAGCAAAAAAAGAGTGGTTGGCGATCGCTGATGAGGCGCTGACAAAAGCATATGTACCCTATTCACACTTTCCGGTAGGTGCGTGCTTAGTAACTGAAGCAGGTCAAACCTATCAAGGCGTTAATATCGAAAATGCGTCGTATGGCTTGACTAACTGTGCAGAACGAACAGCAATCTTTAAAGCCGTTTCAGAAGGCGAGCGTGATTTCCAACATTTAGTGATTGCTGGAAATACTCCGGAACCAATTTCTCCATGCGGAGCGTGTCGTCAAGTCATGGCTGAATTTTGTGCGCCTGATATGCCAGTGACGCTAGTTGGTGAACACGGGGTAACAAAAGAAACAACAGTTTCTGAGCTGTTGCCTTATGCATTTACTGAAAAAGATCTATAA
- the deoB gene encoding phosphopentomutase, protein MFKRVHLIVMDSVGIGEAPDAEKFGDVGSDTLGHIAKEAGLTIPNLENLGLGTIAPLHNVEAVADHKGYATKLEEVSVGKDTMTGHWEIMGLNIQKPFRVFPDGFPEELLKQIEEFSGRKIVCNKPYSGTAVIDDYGKHQMETGDLIVYTSADPVLQIAAHEEIITLEELYRICEYVREITKDEPYMIGRIIARPYIGEPGNFTRTSNRHDYALDPFGHTVLDSLKDNGKDVIAVGKINDIFNGQGITDSVRTKSNMDGVDQLLNVMKKDFDGLSFTNLVDFDALYGHRRDVVGYAHAIEAFDLRLPEIIDAMTDDDLLMITADHGNDPTFPGTDHTREYVPLLVYSKKMNGQGSLTQGHYADISATIAENFGVPKTENGASFLDKLV, encoded by the coding sequence ATGTTTAAACGTGTACATTTAATCGTAATGGATTCAGTAGGGATCGGAGAAGCGCCGGATGCTGAGAAATTTGGAGATGTCGGCAGTGATACGTTAGGGCATATTGCAAAAGAAGCAGGCTTGACGATTCCTAATTTAGAAAATCTAGGGTTAGGAACGATTGCCCCTCTTCATAATGTAGAAGCAGTCGCTGATCATAAAGGATACGCAACAAAATTAGAAGAAGTTTCTGTCGGTAAAGATACAATGACAGGACATTGGGAAATCATGGGGTTGAACATTCAAAAGCCTTTCCGCGTTTTCCCGGACGGATTTCCAGAGGAACTGTTAAAACAAATTGAAGAATTTTCAGGACGCAAAATCGTCTGTAACAAACCTTATAGTGGTACAGCTGTTATCGATGATTATGGTAAACATCAAATGGAAACCGGTGATCTGATCGTCTACACTTCAGCGGATCCAGTGCTGCAAATTGCTGCGCACGAAGAAATCATCACGTTGGAAGAACTATATCGTATTTGCGAATATGTCCGTGAAATCACCAAGGACGAACCATATATGATCGGCCGGATCATCGCTCGTCCATATATTGGCGAGCCTGGCAACTTTACAAGAACAAGTAATCGTCATGATTATGCTTTAGATCCATTTGGTCATACAGTGTTAGACTCATTGAAAGATAATGGTAAAGATGTGATTGCAGTAGGAAAAATCAATGATATCTTCAATGGGCAAGGAATCACTGATTCTGTTCGTACGAAAAGCAATATGGACGGTGTGGATCAATTATTGAATGTAATGAAAAAAGATTTTGATGGTCTGAGCTTTACAAATTTAGTTGACTTTGATGCGTTGTATGGTCATCGTCGTGATGTTGTAGGGTACGCTCATGCAATCGAAGCATTTGATTTACGTTTGCCTGAAATCATTGATGCAATGACAGATGATGACTTATTGATGATTACCGCTGACCACGGCAATGATCCGACTTTCCCAGGAACCGATCATACAAGAGAATACGTTCCGCTATTGGTTTACAGCAAAAAAATGAACGGTCAAGGCAGTCTAACGCAAGGACATTATGCCGATATCTCAGCGACGATCGCTGAAAACTTTGGTGTTCCGAAAACTGAAAACGGCGCAAGCTTCTTAGATAAATTAGTATAG
- a CDS encoding purine-nucleoside phosphorylase, with protein MTKLSEMLTETTGFLKEKGIGQVDFGLILGSGLGELADEIENAIAIPFSEVPHFAVSAVVGHAGKLVYGTLSGKKVLALQGRFHYYEGHSMQTVTYPVRMMAAIGAHSIIVTNAAGGVNESFTPGNLMLITDHINFTGDNPLIGENDDDMGPRFPDMSHAYTPSYAETVRKVAKEQNVPLQEGVYMGFSGPTYETPAEIRMARTMGADAVGMSTVSEVIVAAHSGLNVLGISCITNLAAGMQSTLNHAEVVETTERVKGQFKELVKASLAAL; from the coding sequence ATGACGAAACTAAGTGAAATGTTGACAGAAACAACTGGTTTTTTAAAAGAAAAAGGGATCGGCCAAGTAGACTTTGGCTTGATTCTTGGTTCTGGATTAGGTGAGTTAGCAGATGAAATTGAAAACGCAATTGCAATTCCATTTTCAGAAGTTCCTCACTTTGCTGTATCTGCAGTTGTAGGACATGCTGGGAAGCTAGTTTATGGGACTCTTTCTGGTAAAAAGGTTTTGGCATTACAAGGTCGTTTTCATTATTATGAAGGACATTCGATGCAGACGGTTACTTATCCTGTAAGAATGATGGCGGCAATCGGCGCGCATTCAATAATCGTGACAAACGCTGCTGGCGGTGTAAATGAAAGCTTCACACCTGGTAATTTGATGTTGATCACAGACCACATCAATTTTACTGGTGATAATCCATTGATCGGTGAAAATGATGATGATATGGGACCGCGTTTCCCAGACATGAGTCATGCTTATACGCCGAGCTACGCTGAAACAGTAAGGAAAGTAGCAAAAGAACAAAATGTTCCGCTGCAAGAAGGTGTTTATATGGGCTTTTCTGGTCCAACTTATGAAACTCCTGCTGAAATTCGGATGGCTCGTACAATGGGAGCAGACGCAGTTGGGATGTCTACAGTATCAGAGGTTATCGTAGCAGCTCATAGCGGATTGAACGTGTTAGGAATTTCTTGTATCACAAACTTAGCGGCTGGGATGCAAAGCACATTGAACCATGCAGAGGTTGTAGAGACGACAGAACGTGTTAAAGGGCAGTTCAAAGAGTTGGTCAAAGCGAGCTTAGCAGCTCTATAA
- the deoC gene encoding deoxyribose-phosphate aldolase — protein MELNQMIDHTILKADATEEAVLQIIEEAKKYEFFSVCINPSWVAFAKERLAGTSVDVCTVIGFPLGANTSEVKAYEAADAINNGATEVDMVINIGALKSKQYKKVLKDIQAVVDAAKDKALVKVIIETALLTDEEKVKACELAKEAGADFVKTSTGFSTGGATVADVKLMRETVGPDMGVKASGGIHNEAEATAMIEAGATRIGTSAGVAIMEGATGAGY, from the coding sequence ATGGAATTAAATCAAATGATTGACCACACTATTTTAAAAGCAGATGCGACAGAGGAGGCAGTTCTGCAAATCATTGAAGAAGCGAAAAAGTATGAATTTTTCTCTGTATGTATCAACCCAAGCTGGGTCGCTTTTGCTAAGGAACGTTTAGCTGGAACCTCTGTAGATGTTTGTACAGTGATCGGCTTTCCTTTAGGAGCGAACACTTCAGAAGTAAAAGCGTATGAAGCGGCAGATGCCATCAATAACGGCGCAACAGAAGTCGACATGGTGATCAATATCGGTGCCTTGAAATCAAAACAATACAAAAAAGTATTGAAAGATATCCAAGCAGTCGTAGATGCAGCCAAAGATAAGGCTTTAGTGAAAGTGATCATCGAGACAGCATTACTAACAGATGAAGAAAAAGTCAAAGCATGTGAATTAGCAAAAGAAGCGGGCGCTGATTTCGTTAAAACATCGACAGGCTTTTCAACAGGTGGAGCGACTGTAGCGGATGTTAAATTGATGCGTGAAACAGTTGGACCAGACATGGGGGTCAAAGCTTCCGGCGGTATCCATAATGAAGCAGAAGCTACTGCAATGATCGAAGCTGGTGCAACACGCATTGGGACAAGTGCCGGTGTAGCGATCATGGAAGGTGCAACTGGAGCAGGCTATTAA
- a CDS encoding ABC transporter ATP-binding protein, translated as MAQENYVIEMRNITKQFGTFKANDNINLTVRPGEIHALLGENGAGKSTLMNILSGLLEPTSGEIFMNGSKVTINGPTAANRLGIGMVHQHFMLVDAFTVTENIVLGSEPTNAGILDRKKATAEIKRVSEQYGLSVDPGAYIRDISVGAQQRVEILKTLYRGADVLIFDEPTAVLTPQEIDELIEIMQGLVQEGKSIILITHKLDEIKKVADRCTVIRRGQSIDTVNVKDVSSQQLADMMVGRSVSFKTEKKPAEPKEVVLSIKDLVVKESRGLDAVKGLSLDVRAGEVVGIAGIDGNGQTELIQALTGLRKAESGSVELKGETITNKNPRTITEAGVGHVPEDRHKYGLILDMTLAENIALQTYYKKPLSNNGVLNYNQINSYARRLIEEYDVRTVNELVPAKALSGGNQQKAIIAREIDRDPDLLIVSQPTRGLDVGAIEYIHKRLIEQRDKDKAVLVVSFELDEILNVSDRIAVIHSGKIVGIVDPKETSENELGLLMAGYSLEEARAELNQKAGEAVE; from the coding sequence GTGGCTCAGGAAAACTATGTAATTGAGATGCGCAATATCACTAAGCAATTCGGAACGTTTAAGGCCAATGATAATATCAACTTAACTGTTCGGCCAGGAGAAATTCACGCATTGCTTGGAGAAAATGGTGCAGGCAAATCGACCTTGATGAATATTTTATCAGGTTTGTTAGAACCAACCTCAGGTGAAATATTTATGAATGGTTCAAAAGTAACGATCAATGGACCGACGGCAGCAAATCGCTTGGGAATCGGAATGGTTCATCAACACTTTATGTTGGTAGATGCTTTTACAGTAACTGAAAATATTGTGCTCGGAAGTGAGCCGACAAATGCGGGGATATTAGACCGTAAAAAAGCAACAGCAGAAATCAAACGTGTTTCTGAACAGTATGGTTTGTCCGTAGATCCAGGAGCATATATTCGAGACATCTCTGTTGGTGCGCAGCAGCGTGTAGAAATTTTGAAAACGTTGTATCGTGGAGCAGATGTATTGATTTTTGATGAACCGACCGCTGTTTTGACGCCTCAAGAAATCGACGAACTGATCGAGATCATGCAGGGATTAGTTCAAGAAGGTAAATCAATTATCTTGATCACGCATAAGTTAGATGAAATCAAAAAAGTAGCAGATCGTTGTACGGTTATTCGCCGTGGACAAAGTATCGATACAGTCAATGTGAAGGATGTTTCTTCCCAACAGCTGGCAGATATGATGGTGGGACGTTCTGTTTCGTTTAAAACAGAAAAGAAACCGGCAGAACCAAAAGAAGTCGTTCTTTCGATCAAAGATTTGGTAGTAAAAGAAAGTCGCGGATTGGATGCTGTTAAAGGTCTTAGCTTAGATGTACGTGCTGGCGAAGTCGTTGGGATTGCGGGAATCGATGGTAATGGTCAAACGGAATTGATCCAAGCGCTGACTGGCTTACGCAAGGCAGAAAGTGGTTCAGTCGAACTTAAAGGTGAAACGATCACGAATAAAAATCCTCGTACAATCACCGAAGCAGGAGTGGGCCATGTGCCGGAAGATCGCCATAAATATGGCTTGATTTTAGATATGACACTGGCTGAAAATATCGCATTGCAAACCTACTATAAAAAACCATTAAGCAACAATGGTGTTTTGAATTATAATCAAATCAATTCCTATGCACGTCGCCTGATAGAAGAATATGATGTACGGACTGTAAATGAATTGGTACCGGCTAAAGCATTATCAGGTGGGAATCAGCAAAAAGCGATCATTGCTCGTGAGATCGATCGTGATCCAGATTTACTGATTGTTTCACAGCCAACTCGTGGTTTGGATGTGGGCGCTATCGAATACATCCATAAACGTTTGATCGAACAACGGGATAAAGATAAAGCAGTATTAGTTGTGAGTTTTGAGCTGGATGAAATTTTAAATGTTTCTGATCGGATCGCTGTTATTCATTCAGGGAAGATCGTTGGGATCGTCGATCCAAAAGAAACAAGTGAAAATGAATTAGGGCTCTTGATGGCAGGTTATTCATTAGAAGAAGCTAGAGCCGAATTGAATCAAAAGGCAGGTGAGGCAGTTGAATAA
- a CDS encoding BMP family lipoprotein, protein MKKAKLFGFGLTALALTVALAACGGGKKDGTDSTGGNSAGGDADHSVVIVTDIGGVDDRSFNQSAWEGLQAWGKEHDLKKGADGFDYIQSNDASEYVTNIDTAVSNGFKTVFGIGYLLADSISTAADANPDTQFGIIDSVIEGKDNVVSATFKDQEASYLAGVAAAHTTKTNTVGFIGGEEGAVIDRFEAGFHQGVIDTAKELNKDIKVEIEYAASFGDPAKGKALAASMYQKGADIIFHASGGTGQGVFQEAKDLNETGSKDKVWVIGVDSDQDKEGKYKTKDGKEDNFTLTSTLKGVGAAVQDISNRALEDKFPGGEHLVYGLKDGGVDLTKGYLSDEAQKAVDKAKEEIIDEKITVPEVPKDVKE, encoded by the coding sequence ATGAAAAAAGCGAAATTATTTGGTTTTGGCTTGACTGCACTAGCATTAACAGTGGCATTAGCAGCTTGTGGCGGCGGTAAAAAAGATGGAACAGATTCAACAGGCGGAAATTCTGCAGGCGGCGACGCAGATCACAGCGTAGTGATCGTAACAGATATCGGTGGTGTAGATGACCGTTCATTCAACCAATCAGCTTGGGAAGGATTACAAGCTTGGGGGAAAGAACATGACCTTAAAAAAGGAGCAGACGGTTTTGATTACATCCAGTCAAACGACGCTTCTGAATACGTAACAAATATCGATACAGCTGTTTCTAATGGATTTAAAACAGTCTTTGGGATCGGTTACTTATTAGCTGATTCTATCAGTACAGCAGCAGATGCAAACCCAGATACACAATTCGGTATCATTGATAGTGTCATTGAAGGCAAAGACAATGTCGTTTCTGCAACATTTAAAGACCAAGAGGCTTCTTATTTAGCTGGTGTAGCAGCTGCTCATACAACCAAAACAAACACTGTAGGTTTCATCGGTGGTGAAGAAGGCGCGGTTATCGACCGTTTTGAAGCTGGTTTCCATCAAGGTGTTATCGATACAGCGAAAGAATTAAACAAAGATATCAAGGTTGAGATCGAATATGCTGCTTCATTTGGTGATCCTGCTAAAGGAAAAGCATTAGCAGCTTCTATGTACCAAAAAGGCGCTGACATCATCTTCCATGCTTCAGGCGGTACAGGCCAAGGTGTCTTCCAAGAAGCAAAAGATTTAAATGAAACTGGTTCAAAAGATAAAGTTTGGGTTATCGGTGTAGATAGTGACCAAGACAAAGAAGGTAAATACAAAACAAAAGACGGTAAAGAAGATAACTTCACTTTGACATCAACACTTAAAGGTGTAGGTGCTGCAGTTCAAGATATTTCTAACCGTGCGTTAGAAGATAAATTCCCTGGTGGCGAACACTTAGTTTACGGTTTGAAAGACGGCGGTGTTGATTTGACAAAAGGTTACTTATCAGATGAAGCACAAAAAGCGGTCGATAAAGCAAAAGAAGAAATCATCGATGAAAAAATCACTGTTCCAGAAGTACCAAAAGATGTAAAAGAATAG
- a CDS encoding pyrimidine-nucleoside phosphorylase, translating into MRMVDLIEKKRDGHVLTEEEIQFIVSGYTSGDIPDYQMSALLMAIFYKDMTDEEITTLTLAMANSGEMIDLSSIQGIKVDKHSTGGVGDTTTLILAPLVASVGVSVAKMSGRGLGYTGGTIDKLEAIPGFHVELPDEDFIRLVNESHVAVIGQSGDLAPADKKLYALRDVTATVDSIPLIASSIMSKKIAAGADAIVLDVTTGEGAFMKNIDQARRLAKTMVRIGHLANRQTMAVISDMSQPLGEAIGNSLEVVEAIETLQGNGPEDLLEMCYILGSQMVVLAKKAETLDEARAMLKEALESGKALAKFCEMIKNQGGDASVIDHPESLLTAQYEIELPAKASGTVQKIVANEIGIAAMLLGAGRATKEDSIDHAVGIKLHKKVGMPVTEGEALLTIYANTESIDHVKELLYKNIEIGSSGTEPELIHDIITA; encoded by the coding sequence ATGAGAATGGTCGATTTGATCGAAAAAAAACGTGATGGACACGTACTGACAGAAGAAGAAATCCAATTTATTGTTTCTGGATATACAAGTGGTGATATTCCGGATTATCAAATGAGTGCACTTTTGATGGCTATTTTTTACAAAGATATGACGGATGAAGAGATCACGACTTTGACACTTGCGATGGCAAATTCAGGTGAAATGATCGATTTATCATCTATCCAAGGAATCAAAGTGGACAAGCACTCTACTGGCGGCGTAGGCGATACGACAACGTTGATCTTAGCACCTTTGGTAGCAAGTGTAGGTGTCAGTGTAGCAAAAATGTCTGGACGAGGACTTGGTTATACTGGAGGAACGATCGATAAATTAGAAGCAATTCCAGGTTTTCATGTGGAGTTACCAGATGAAGATTTTATTCGCTTAGTCAATGAAAGCCATGTAGCAGTCATAGGACAATCAGGAGATCTGGCACCCGCAGATAAAAAATTATATGCGTTGCGTGATGTGACAGCGACTGTTGATTCGATCCCATTGATCGCGAGCTCGATCATGAGTAAGAAAATCGCAGCGGGAGCAGATGCGATTGTTTTAGATGTAACAACTGGTGAAGGTGCCTTCATGAAAAATATCGATCAAGCCCGCCGTTTAGCGAAAACAATGGTACGTATCGGTCATCTTGCGAATCGTCAAACGATGGCGGTCATCTCAGATATGTCTCAGCCTTTAGGTGAAGCCATCGGCAATAGCCTTGAAGTAGTCGAAGCAATCGAAACATTGCAAGGAAATGGCCCGGAAGACTTGCTGGAAATGTGCTACATCTTAGGAAGTCAAATGGTTGTGCTGGCGAAAAAAGCAGAGACTTTGGACGAAGCGCGCGCAATGCTGAAAGAAGCATTGGAATCAGGAAAGGCACTGGCTAAATTCTGTGAAATGATCAAAAATCAAGGCGGCGACGCTAGTGTGATCGATCATCCTGAAAGTCTGTTGACTGCTCAGTATGAAATCGAACTGCCGGCAAAAGCAAGCGGAACAGTTCAAAAAATCGTAGCTAATGAAATTGGAATTGCTGCAATGCTCTTAGGTGCAGGTCGGGCAACAAAAGAAGATTCGATCGATCATGCAGTAGGGATCAAACTCCATAAAAAAGTTGGGATGCCTGTTACAGAAGGCGAAGCGCTGCTTACGATTTACGCCAATACTGAATCGATCGATCATGTGAAAGAACTTTTATATAAAAATATCGAAATTGGCAGTTCTGGTACTGAACCTGAGCTGATCCATGATATAATAACAGCATAA
- a CDS encoding LacI family DNA-binding transcriptional regulator, whose protein sequence is MKLTIKEIADMAGVSVTTVSQIINNKGSRFSEQTRKKVLEVVEEYDYKPDYFASNIITRHSKTIGMVVPDVTDFFFAKVIEGVETYLNSLGYMILLCNSKHDEDKATQYVTELVHRSVDGIIFATPNLLPANHILRNKSKRKVPVILVDRGINPRESGRLIVKEYEGAYQAVSSLIKQGHRHIGMLKENDGYYQLTERITAYQHALKDHGIPLRDEYMANGDLNLGGGYEAAKKVLKNEKITAIFCGNDEMAMGAYQAIEECGKKIPEDISVIGFDGLEISEYLVPGLTTVYQPSFDIGFYAAQFLVESIDHPEKKIPNKTFETTFILRNSTKSIDKSVDLI, encoded by the coding sequence ATGAAGTTGACCATTAAGGAAATTGCGGATATGGCAGGCGTTTCAGTGACCACTGTTTCTCAGATCATCAATAATAAAGGTAGCCGATTCAGTGAACAAACGAGAAAGAAAGTATTAGAAGTTGTGGAAGAGTATGATTATAAGCCGGATTATTTTGCTTCGAATATCATTACTCGCCACTCAAAGACGATCGGTATGGTAGTGCCGGATGTCACTGATTTTTTCTTTGCAAAAGTGATCGAAGGTGTGGAGACCTATCTTAATTCTCTGGGATACATGATTTTATTATGCAATTCCAAACATGATGAAGATAAGGCAACGCAATATGTGACAGAACTTGTCCATCGTTCTGTTGATGGCATCATTTTTGCAACACCTAATTTATTGCCGGCAAACCATATTTTACGAAACAAAAGCAAACGCAAGGTTCCCGTAATATTAGTCGACCGTGGAATCAATCCTAGAGAAAGCGGACGTTTGATCGTGAAAGAATATGAGGGCGCTTACCAAGCGGTTTCTTCTTTGATCAAACAAGGTCATAGACATATCGGGATGTTGAAGGAAAATGACGGGTATTATCAGTTGACAGAGAGGATCACGGCGTATCAGCATGCACTAAAAGACCATGGAATTCCGCTGAGAGATGAATACATGGCGAATGGAGACCTGAATTTAGGTGGAGGTTATGAAGCGGCGAAAAAAGTGTTGAAAAATGAAAAAATCACAGCGATTTTTTGCGGGAATGACGAGATGGCGATGGGCGCATATCAAGCGATTGAAGAATGCGGAAAAAAAATCCCGGAAGATATCTCAGTAATTGGTTTTGATGGCTTGGAAATTTCTGAATATTTAGTTCCTGGATTGACGACGGTTTATCAACCAAGCTTTGATATTGGTTTTTATGCCGCTCAGTTTTTGGTGGAGTCGATCGACCATCCCGAGAAAAAAATTCCGAACAAAACTTTTGAAACAACATTTATTTTAAGAAATAGTACGAAATCGATTGACAAGTCGGTTGATTTGATTTAA
- a CDS encoding ABC transporter permease: MNIALIAVLAPIITQTLVYSTPLVFTALGGTFSERSGIVNVGLEGIMVMGAFSSVVFNLTFAETFGAATPWLACLVGGVVGMLFSLLHAVATINLRADHIISGTVVNLMAPALGIFLIKVIYGKGQTDTITESFGYFSFPILKDIPILGDLFFKQTTLPAFVAILVAILSWFVLFKTRFGLRLRAVGENPQAADTLGINVYMMRYSGVLISGFLGGIGGAVFAQTIAGRFAVTTIAGQGFISMAAMIFGKWNPLGAMGAALFFGFAQNISIAGSNLPVISSIPAVYLQAAPYVLTIIVLVVFLGKASGPKAIGKNYIKSK; encoded by the coding sequence ATGAATATTGCATTAATCGCTGTACTAGCGCCGATTATTACACAAACGTTGGTTTATTCCACTCCTCTGGTCTTTACGGCTTTGGGCGGAACGTTCTCTGAGCGTAGTGGTATTGTAAATGTAGGTCTTGAAGGGATCATGGTCATGGGGGCCTTCAGTTCAGTCGTCTTCAACTTGACGTTCGCTGAAACCTTTGGTGCGGCAACGCCTTGGCTAGCTTGTTTAGTCGGTGGAGTAGTTGGGATGTTGTTCTCGTTGCTTCATGCAGTTGCGACGATCAATTTAAGAGCAGATCATATCATCAGCGGAACAGTAGTCAATTTAATGGCGCCTGCTTTAGGTATTTTCTTGATCAAAGTGATTTACGGAAAAGGTCAAACAGATACGATTACAGAGTCATTTGGTTATTTTTCGTTTCCGATTTTGAAAGATATTCCGATTTTAGGTGATTTATTCTTTAAACAAACCACGTTGCCTGCATTTGTGGCCATTTTAGTGGCGATCTTATCTTGGTTTGTGCTGTTCAAAACGCGTTTTGGGTTGCGTCTGCGTGCAGTAGGTGAAAATCCTCAAGCAGCAGATACACTTGGGATCAATGTTTACATGATGCGTTATTCAGGTGTACTGATTTCTGGTTTTTTAGGTGGTATCGGCGGAGCAGTTTTTGCTCAAACGATCGCTGGACGTTTTGCAGTCACAACGATTGCTGGACAAGGATTTATTTCAATGGCGGCGATGATTTTTGGTAAATGGAATCCATTAGGTGCGATGGGTGCAGCCTTATTCTTCGGTTTTGCGCAAAACATCAGTATTGCTGGTTCAAACTTACCAGTGATTTCTTCGATCCCGGCGGTTTATTTACAAGCTGCGCCGTATGTATTGACGATCATCGTACTCGTTGTTTTCTTAGGAAAAGCATCTGGACCAAAAGCAATTGGGAAAAACTACATCAAATCAAAATAG
- a CDS encoding ABC transporter permease, with amino-acid sequence MNNRSEKIRNILVPILSVLMGFILGAIIMLISGQDPIAGYQAMLKTAFQSPKSIGEIFVTAAPLIFTALGFAVANSAGFFNIGLSGQALCGWVTSIWVALAMPDAPRFMVLPVAVLAGALAGALAAAIPGLLRAFFGTSEVIVTIMLNYVFLYTSTHIVNNVMSKDYMSNKGVTKVIGENASLRTEFLKEISSGSRLNIGIFMALIFLVLIWFLMKKTTLGYEIRSVGLNPFASEYAGMSSKRTIVMSMVISGTLAGLGGVVLGLGTFGNFFVQGSSLSIGFDGMAISLLGAGSSVGIFLSALLFSVLKLGGQGMPLRAGVPIELVDVVIAAIIFFVAISYLIRFVLAKASGSKKEVAIVEELDGKSDQTSQEGGKI; translated from the coding sequence TTGAATAATCGATCAGAAAAAATACGGAATATTTTAGTGCCTATATTATCGGTACTGATGGGCTTTATACTTGGTGCAATTATTATGCTTATTTCTGGTCAAGATCCAATTGCTGGATATCAAGCGATGCTTAAAACTGCTTTCCAAAGTCCGAAAAGTATCGGTGAAATTTTTGTGACAGCAGCACCATTGATTTTTACAGCTTTAGGATTCGCGGTGGCGAATTCTGCTGGCTTCTTTAATATCGGTCTTTCAGGGCAAGCGCTGTGCGGCTGGGTAACAAGTATCTGGGTAGCGTTGGCGATGCCGGATGCACCACGTTTTATGGTATTGCCTGTTGCTGTATTAGCAGGTGCCTTAGCGGGTGCTTTAGCAGCAGCGATTCCTGGCTTATTACGAGCTTTCTTCGGTACAAGTGAAGTAATCGTTACGATCATGTTAAACTATGTTTTCCTTTATACAAGTACACATATCGTGAATAACGTGATGTCAAAAGATTACATGAGCAACAAAGGTGTAACGAAAGTAATTGGAGAAAATGCAAGCTTACGTACAGAGTTTTTGAAAGAGATAAGTAGTGGTTCACGTTTGAATATAGGGATTTTTATGGCACTTATTTTCTTAGTCTTGATTTGGTTTTTAATGAAGAAGACGACTTTGGGGTATGAGATCCGTTCGGTAGGGTTGAATCCTTTTGCTTCAGAGTATGCAGGGATGAGCAGCAAACGAACGATCGTGATGTCGATGGTGATCTCAGGGACATTAGCCGGTCTTGGCGGTGTGGTTCTTGGATTAGGAACATTTGGTAACTTCTTTGTTCAAGGGTCTTCATTGAGTATTGGATTTGACGGAATGGCGATCTCTCTATTAGGAGCAGGCAGCTCAGTCGGAATATTCCTGTCCGCGCTCCTTTTCAGTGTACTGAAGCTTGGCGGTCAAGGTATGCCGTTACGTGCCGGTGTTCCGATCGAATTAGTCGATGTAGTGATCGCTGCGATCATCTTCTTTGTCGCAATCAGCTACCTTATCCGTTTTGTCTTAGCGAAAGCTTCAGGTAGTAAAAAAGAAGTAGCGATCGTTGAAGAATTAGACGGAAAATCAGACCAAACAAGTCAAGAAGGAGGAAAAATCTAA